A region of Streptomyces sp. NBC_01750 DNA encodes the following proteins:
- a CDS encoding tyrosine-type recombinase/integrase, which translates to MDRTDVDLAGGLLTVRETKFGKSRQVPVHASTITALRRYARERDLQRPAPSTAAFLVSTRGTRLDSHNLPRTFVQLLSAADITASEGRRRPRLHDLRHTFATTTLLEWYRDGADVQAKLPLLTTYLGHADPKSTYWYLSGSPELLSLAAVRLEHSFGGRP; encoded by the coding sequence CTGGACCGCACCGACGTCGACCTTGCTGGCGGTCTTCTCACCGTGAGGGAGACCAAGTTCGGCAAGTCGAGGCAGGTTCCGGTACATGCCAGCACCATCACGGCACTGCGGAGGTATGCCCGGGAGCGCGATCTCCAGCGGCCCGCCCCGAGCACGGCGGCCTTCCTGGTCTCCACCCGCGGCACCCGACTCGACTCCCACAACCTCCCGCGCACCTTCGTCCAGCTGCTGTCCGCGGCGGATATCACCGCAAGTGAGGGCCGCCGCAGGCCCCGTTTGCACGATCTGAGGCACACTTTCGCGACCACGACCTTGCTGGAGTGGTACCGCGACGGCGCGGACGTGCAGGCGAAGCTCCCGCTGCTGACCACCTATCTCGGTCACGCCGACCCGAAGTCCACCTACTGGTATCTCTCCGGCTCACCGGAACTGTTGTCCCTGGCCGCGGTCCGTCTGGAGCACAGCTTCGGAGGCCGGCCATGA